A DNA window from Methylobacterium sp. NMS14P contains the following coding sequences:
- the ileS gene encoding isoleucine--tRNA ligase, with protein MTAPETAPARDYSKTLFLPQTEFPMRAGLPVREPLFIERWKRMDLYGTLRARGRNRPKFVLHDGPPYANGNIHIGTALNKILKDVVVRSQTALGFDANYVPGWDCHGLPIEWKIEEQYRAKGRNKDDVPVIEFRQECRTFAAQWLDVQREEFKRLGVTGDWDHPYATMAFPAEAVIADELMKFSMSGQLYRGSKPVMWSVVEKTALAEAEVEYEEHVSDTVFVAFPIRSGAEGDLAAARMVIWTTTPWTIPGNRAVAFSKKIAYGLYRVTEAPADNWATPGQTYVLADSLAATVFKAARVEAVERVANVSPAQLAGLTLAHPLAKLGYAFAVPMLDGDHVTDESGTGFVHTAPSHGREDFELWMASGRLLRERGIDATIPYTVDADSVLTEAAPGFTGTRVLTAKGEKGDANKAVIAALTEAGALIARGVLRHQYPHSWRSKKPVIFRNTPQWFIAMDRPVDSLGNRTLREVALQGIDDTQWVPTQGKNRITGMVANRPDWVVSRQRAWGVPITVFVHRDTAEILKDDAVNARIRDAFAAEGADAWFRDDAAQRFLAPDHDPASYEKVTDVLDVWFDSGSTHAFVLDDPEAFPGLAGVKRVRDGGQDRVMYLEGSDQHRGWFQSSLLESAGTRGRAPYDIVLTHGFVLDGKGLKMSKSKGNVVAPQSVIKDSGADILRLWVAASDYTDDLRIGPEIIKTFAETYRKLRNSLRWMLGSLAHRVPGDDVAYADMPELERLILHRLAELDGEIREAYAAFDTKRVVALLNGFMTGDLSSFYFDVRKDALYCDPVSSVRRRAALQVIDEAFRRVTIWLAPVLAFTAEEAWLDRYPSEDGSVHLQTLPETPADWLDAPLAERWHRIRRVRRVVTGALEIERAAKRIGASLEAAPTVYVADPELLAALEGCDFADTCITSAITVTAGEGPAEAFRLDEVRGVAVVPSPAEGRKCARSWRVSPEVGSDPDYPDVTPRDAQALREWDAAHPEASAA; from the coding sequence ATGACCGCCCCCGAGACCGCGCCCGCCCGCGACTATTCCAAGACCCTGTTCCTGCCGCAGACCGAGTTCCCGATGCGCGCCGGCCTGCCGGTGCGCGAACCGCTCTTCATCGAGCGCTGGAAGCGGATGGACCTCTACGGGACGCTGCGCGCCCGTGGGCGGAACCGGCCGAAATTCGTGCTCCACGACGGCCCGCCCTACGCCAACGGCAACATCCACATCGGCACGGCGCTCAACAAGATCCTCAAGGACGTGGTGGTCCGCTCGCAGACCGCCCTCGGCTTCGACGCCAACTACGTCCCGGGCTGGGACTGCCATGGCCTGCCGATCGAGTGGAAGATCGAGGAGCAGTACCGCGCCAAGGGCCGCAACAAGGACGACGTGCCGGTGATCGAGTTCCGGCAGGAATGCCGGACCTTCGCGGCCCAGTGGCTCGACGTGCAGCGCGAGGAGTTCAAGCGGCTGGGCGTCACCGGCGACTGGGACCATCCCTACGCCACCATGGCGTTCCCGGCCGAGGCCGTCATCGCCGACGAGCTGATGAAGTTCTCGATGAGCGGCCAGCTCTATCGCGGCTCCAAGCCGGTGATGTGGTCGGTGGTCGAGAAGACCGCGCTGGCCGAGGCGGAGGTCGAGTACGAGGAGCACGTCAGCGACACGGTGTTCGTCGCCTTCCCGATCCGCTCCGGCGCCGAGGGCGACCTCGCGGCGGCCCGGATGGTGATCTGGACGACCACCCCCTGGACGATCCCCGGCAACCGCGCCGTCGCGTTCTCGAAGAAGATCGCCTACGGCCTGTACCGGGTCACGGAGGCGCCGGCCGACAACTGGGCGACCCCCGGCCAGACCTACGTGCTCGCCGACAGCTTGGCCGCGACCGTGTTCAAGGCCGCCCGGGTCGAGGCGGTCGAGCGCGTGGCGAATGTCAGCCCGGCGCAGCTTGCCGGCCTCACCCTGGCCCATCCCCTGGCCAAGCTCGGCTACGCCTTCGCCGTGCCGATGCTCGACGGCGACCACGTCACCGACGAGTCCGGCACCGGCTTCGTCCACACGGCGCCGAGCCACGGCCGCGAGGATTTCGAGCTCTGGATGGCGAGCGGCCGGCTGCTGCGCGAGCGCGGCATCGACGCGACCATTCCGTACACGGTCGACGCCGACAGCGTGCTGACGGAGGCCGCCCCGGGCTTCACCGGCACCCGCGTGCTCACCGCCAAGGGCGAGAAGGGCGACGCCAACAAGGCGGTCATCGCCGCGCTGACGGAGGCCGGGGCGCTGATCGCCCGCGGGGTGCTGCGCCACCAGTACCCGCATTCCTGGCGCTCCAAGAAGCCGGTGATCTTCCGCAACACGCCGCAATGGTTCATCGCCATGGACCGGCCGGTGGACTCGCTCGGCAACCGGACGCTCCGCGAGGTGGCGCTCCAAGGCATCGACGACACCCAGTGGGTGCCGACGCAAGGGAAGAACCGCATCACCGGCATGGTCGCCAACCGGCCGGACTGGGTGGTCTCGCGCCAGCGCGCCTGGGGCGTGCCGATCACCGTCTTCGTCCACCGCGACACCGCCGAGATCCTGAAGGACGACGCCGTCAACGCCCGCATCCGCGACGCCTTCGCGGCCGAGGGCGCCGACGCGTGGTTCCGGGACGACGCCGCGCAGCGCTTCCTGGCGCCCGACCACGACCCGGCGTCCTACGAGAAGGTCACCGACGTCCTCGACGTCTGGTTCGATTCCGGATCGACCCACGCCTTCGTGCTCGACGATCCGGAGGCCTTCCCGGGGCTGGCCGGGGTGAAGCGCGTCCGCGACGGCGGCCAGGACCGGGTCATGTACCTGGAGGGCTCCGACCAGCACCGCGGCTGGTTCCAGTCCTCGCTGCTCGAATCCGCCGGCACCCGCGGCCGGGCGCCCTACGACATCGTCCTGACCCACGGCTTCGTGCTCGACGGCAAGGGCCTGAAGATGTCGAAGTCGAAGGGCAACGTCGTCGCGCCGCAGAGCGTCATCAAGGATTCGGGCGCCGACATCCTGCGCCTGTGGGTCGCCGCCTCCGACTACACCGACGACCTGCGCATCGGGCCGGAGATCATCAAGACCTTCGCGGAGACCTATCGGAAGCTCAGGAATTCCCTGCGCTGGATGCTCGGCTCCCTGGCGCACCGCGTGCCGGGCGACGACGTGGCGTACGCGGACATGCCGGAGCTGGAGCGGCTGATCCTGCACCGGCTCGCCGAGCTCGACGGCGAGATCCGCGAGGCCTACGCGGCGTTCGACACCAAGCGGGTGGTGGCGCTGCTCAACGGCTTCATGACCGGCGACCTGTCGTCCTTCTACTTCGACGTCCGCAAGGACGCCCTGTACTGCGATCCCGTGTCCTCTGTCCGCCGCCGGGCGGCGCTGCAGGTGATCGACGAGGCCTTCCGCCGGGTGACGATCTGGCTCGCCCCGGTGCTGGCCTTCACGGCCGAGGAGGCGTGGCTCGACCGCTACCCGTCCGAGGACGGCTCGGTGCATCTCCAGACCCTGCCGGAGACTCCGGCCGACTGGCTCGACGCCCCCCTCGCGGAGCGCTGGCACAGGATCCGGCGGGTCCGGCGGGTGGTCACCGGCGCCCTGGAGATCGAGCGCGCGGCCAAGCGCATCGGGGCGAGCCTGGAGGCGGCGCCGACGGTCTACGTGGCGGATCCGGAGCTGCTCGCGGCGCTCGAGGGCTGCGACTTCGCCGATACCTGCATCACCTCCGCCATCACCGTGACGGCGGGCGAGGGCCCGGCCGAGGCCTTCCGGCTCGACGAGGTGCGCGGCGTGGCGGTGGTGCCGAGCCCGGCCGAGGGGCGCAAATGCGCCCGCTCCTGGCGGGTCAGCCCGGAGGTGGGCAGCGACCCGGACTACCCGGACGTGACGCCCCGCGACGCCCAGGCCCTGCGCGAGTGGGACGCGGCGCATCCGGAGGCGAGCGCGGCGTGA
- the lspA gene encoding signal peptidase II encodes MTPFRAGLLALVLTLILDQATKLGLYFGTDLVLTQPWRLAPFADFVVVWNRGVSYGLFQQEGGLGRWLLVALSLAAAIGLGIWMRRATSRLLGIALGLIVGGALGNAIDRAAYGAVFDFVHLHAGGWSWYVFNVADAAIVAGVIGLILDSLFPDGRRGRASPPQGDPAPRL; translated from the coding sequence GTGACGCCCTTCCGCGCCGGCCTCCTGGCCCTCGTCCTCACCCTGATCCTCGATCAGGCCACCAAGCTCGGGCTCTATTTCGGCACCGACCTCGTGCTGACGCAGCCCTGGCGGCTGGCGCCCTTCGCCGACTTCGTGGTGGTCTGGAACCGGGGCGTCTCCTACGGGCTGTTCCAGCAGGAGGGCGGCCTCGGCCGCTGGCTCCTCGTGGCCCTGTCGCTCGCCGCCGCGATCGGCCTCGGGATCTGGATGCGCCGGGCCACGTCGCGGCTCCTCGGAATCGCCCTCGGGCTGATCGTCGGCGGCGCGCTCGGCAACGCCATCGACCGCGCCGCCTACGGCGCCGTCTTCGACTTCGTCCACCTGCATGCCGGCGGCTGGTCCTGGTACGTGTTCAACGTCGCCGACGCGGCGATCGTGGCCGGCGTGATCGGCCTGATCCTCGACAGCCTGTTCCCGGACGGCCGCAGGGGCCGGGCGTCCCCGCCGCAGGGCGACCCGGCGCCGCGCCTGTGA